Proteins encoded by one window of Cyclobacteriaceae bacterium:
- the topA gene encoding type I DNA topoisomerase, with the protein MGKNLVIVESPAKAKTIEGYLGKDFKVASSMGHVRDLPKGSGAIDIENGFEPTYEISPEKKDVIKTLKKLAEDAEMVYLASDEDREGEAIAWHLKESLDLNDKKTRRIVFTEITKKAILNALENPRSIDIDLVNAQQARRVLDRLVGYELSPILWKKVKTGLSAGRVQSVAVRLVVEREREITDFKAKSAFRVTALFDLGKGKQLQAELPERFDSEDEALEFLESCKGAKFSIGDLQTKPLKRSPAPPFTTSTLQQEASRKLSFSVTQTMMVAQKLYEGGKISYMRTDSVNLSDEAQQGAKKQIQDTYGNEFVNLRQYKTKSSSAQEAHEAIRPTDFSVLNPGMDRNAQRLYELIWKRAIASQMADAELEKTTATIDISTNPRKLIATGEVIKFQGFLSVYMESDDDEDEEQSGKVLPPLIVGQDLKLDELMARQTFSRNPPRYTEASLVKKLEELGIGRPSTYAPTISTIQKRGYVVKESREGVERAYHVFKLENDTVSRKEETEITGAEKNKLFPTNIAMVVNDFLVDHFPDITDYSFTSEIEQEFDEIAMGKLEWHKMLDNFYSPFHKKVKKTEQVERSSVSKNRELGVDPKTGKNVYVKLGKFGAYIQLGENPDDNGGEKPKFASLRPGQFIENITLEDALELMKMPRQMGEFEEGPVVVNIGRFGPYVLHDKKFVSIPKEEDPYTITLDRAIELIQNKRIADANKTIKTFDENPDIQVLNGRFGPYIKAGKKNVKIPKDKEPKDLTLAECLELAANAPEKKGRWGRFGGAKKNEESTDPPVAKTAKKTAKAPAKKTAKKTAKKSAVRKKKS; encoded by the coding sequence ATGGGAAAAAATCTGGTAATCGTTGAGTCTCCGGCAAAAGCAAAAACCATTGAAGGTTATCTTGGAAAGGATTTCAAGGTGGCCTCAAGCATGGGTCATGTGCGTGATTTGCCTAAGGGCAGTGGTGCTATAGATATTGAGAACGGATTTGAACCAACGTATGAAATCAGTCCTGAAAAGAAGGATGTAATCAAGACACTTAAAAAGTTAGCCGAGGATGCAGAGATGGTTTACCTCGCGAGTGATGAGGACCGTGAAGGAGAAGCGATAGCCTGGCATCTGAAAGAGTCCCTTGACCTCAATGACAAAAAGACCCGAAGAATTGTATTTACAGAAATCACTAAGAAGGCAATTCTGAATGCACTTGAAAATCCACGCAGTATAGATATTGATCTGGTAAATGCACAACAGGCACGAAGGGTACTCGACAGGTTGGTTGGTTATGAACTTTCGCCTATTCTTTGGAAGAAAGTAAAGACGGGTTTATCTGCAGGTCGTGTGCAATCTGTTGCTGTGCGGTTGGTGGTTGAGCGTGAACGCGAGATTACCGACTTCAAAGCTAAGTCTGCGTTCCGCGTAACAGCATTGTTCGATTTAGGAAAGGGCAAACAACTTCAGGCTGAGTTGCCTGAACGCTTCGATTCTGAAGACGAGGCATTGGAGTTTTTGGAATCGTGCAAGGGAGCAAAATTCTCTATTGGTGATTTGCAGACCAAGCCCTTGAAACGTTCACCTGCGCCTCCGTTCACTACCTCTACATTGCAACAGGAAGCATCGCGCAAGTTGAGTTTCTCGGTAACACAAACCATGATGGTTGCGCAAAAGCTTTATGAAGGAGGTAAAATCAGTTACATGCGTACCGACTCTGTGAACCTATCGGACGAAGCGCAACAAGGTGCCAAGAAGCAAATTCAGGATACGTATGGAAATGAATTTGTTAACCTGCGTCAATACAAAACGAAATCATCAAGTGCACAAGAAGCTCACGAGGCGATTCGACCAACCGATTTTTCTGTACTTAATCCGGGTATGGATCGAAACGCCCAACGTTTATATGAGCTGATTTGGAAACGTGCCATTGCTTCGCAAATGGCTGATGCTGAATTAGAGAAGACTACCGCTACCATTGATATTTCCACTAATCCGCGAAAGCTTATCGCTACAGGTGAAGTGATTAAGTTTCAGGGATTTTTGTCTGTGTATATGGAGTCAGACGATGATGAAGATGAAGAACAAAGTGGAAAGGTATTGCCTCCGCTAATAGTAGGTCAAGATTTGAAATTAGACGAGCTCATGGCTCGCCAGACTTTTTCCCGTAATCCACCACGCTATACCGAAGCAAGCTTGGTTAAAAAACTGGAAGAACTCGGTATTGGTCGACCTTCAACCTATGCGCCAACCATCTCGACCATTCAAAAGCGTGGGTATGTGGTGAAGGAGAGTCGCGAAGGAGTGGAACGTGCTTACCATGTTTTCAAACTGGAAAATGATACGGTATCCCGTAAGGAAGAAACGGAAATAACGGGTGCTGAAAAGAATAAGTTGTTCCCAACCAACATTGCTATGGTTGTGAACGATTTCCTGGTCGATCATTTCCCGGACATTACCGACTACTCATTTACATCTGAAATTGAGCAGGAGTTCGATGAAATTGCCATGGGCAAACTGGAGTGGCATAAAATGCTGGATAATTTCTATTCACCATTCCATAAGAAAGTTAAGAAGACAGAACAAGTCGAGCGTTCATCGGTAAGTAAGAATCGCGAGCTGGGTGTAGACCCCAAAACAGGAAAGAATGTTTACGTTAAGCTTGGTAAGTTCGGTGCTTATATTCAATTGGGTGAAAATCCAGATGACAATGGGGGTGAGAAACCAAAGTTTGCCAGCCTTCGTCCCGGTCAGTTTATCGAAAACATTACCCTTGAAGATGCGCTTGAACTAATGAAGATGCCCAGGCAAATGGGAGAGTTTGAGGAAGGTCCGGTAGTAGTAAACATAGGTCGGTTTGGTCCTTATGTTTTACACGATAAAAAATTTGTTTCTATCCCAAAGGAAGAAGATCCGTATACCATCACACTTGATCGTGCCATTGAGTTGATTCAAAACAAGCGAATTGCAGACGCGAACAAAACTATAAAAACGTTTGATGAGAATCCGGATATCCAGGTGTTGAATGGTCGTTTTGGTCCATACATTAAAGCCGGGAAGAAAAATGTCAAAATTCCGAAAGACAAGGAGCCGAAGGACTTAACATTAGCGGAATGCCTGGAACTTGCGGCCAATGCACCGGAGAAGAAAGGAAGATGGGGACGTTTTGGCGGAGCGAAGAAGAACGAGGAGTCAACGGATCCCCCAGTGGCAAAGACAGCGAAAAAGACAGCAAAAGCTCCCGCAAAGAAAACCGCTAAAAAGACGGCCAAAAAATCAGCAGTCCGAAAGAAGAAATCATAA